In Eubalaena glacialis isolate mEubGla1 chromosome 3, mEubGla1.1.hap2.+ XY, whole genome shotgun sequence, the following are encoded in one genomic region:
- the RPS8 gene encoding small ribosomal subunit protein eS8, which produces MGISRDNWHKRRKTGGKRKPYHKKRKYELGRPAANTKIGPRRIHTVRVRGGNKKYRALRLDVGNFSWGSECCTRKTRIIDVVYNASNNELVRTKTLVKNCIVLIDSTPYRQWYESHYALPLGRKKGAKLTPEEEEILNKKRSKKIQKKYDERKKNAKISSLLEEQFQQGKLLACIASRPGQCGRADGYVLEGKELEFYLRKIKARKGK; this is translated from the exons ATGG GCATCTCTCGGGACAACTGGCACAAGCGCCGCAAGACCGGGGGCAAGAGAAAGCCCTACCACAAGAAGCGGAAGTATGAGCTGGGACGCCCCGCTGCCAACACTAAG ATTGGCCCCCGCCGCATACACACAGTCCGTGTGCGGGGAGGCAACAAGAAGTACCGGGCCTTGAGGCTGGACGTGGGGAACTTCTCCTGGGGCTCGGAGT GTTGTACACGCAAGACAAGGATCATTGATGTTGTCTACAATGCATCCAACAATGAACTGGTCCGTACCAAGACCCTGGTGAAGAACTGCATCGTGCTCATTGACAGCACACCGTACCGACAGTGGTACGAGTCCCACTATGCACTGCCCCTGGGCCGCAAGAAGGGGGCCAAGCTG ACTCCTGAGGAGGAAgagattttaaacaaaaaacgatcaaagaaaattcagaagaaatatgatgaaaggaaaaagaatgccAAAATTAGCAGTCTTCTAGAGGAGCAGTTCCAGCAGGGCAAACTTCTTG CTTGCATCGCCTCAAGACCAGGCCAGTGTGGCCGAGCAGATGGCTATGTGCTAGAGGGAAAGGAGCTGGAGTTCTATCTGAGGAAAATCAAGGCCCGGAAAGGCAAATAA